The segment TAACATACAACCTCAAGATGTCAATGTTACTGAAATCAATAATGAGGAAGACAAAGCAGAGgatattaatatgttttCATCAGTTTTTTGAGGATACcaaaaatttataaaccatgtaatatatatatatatatatatatatatatgtggagaataataaagaattacATATGATGATAGCTATACAACATATTTTggtatataatatacattttaagatattatatgtatgttatatttaaagcggaaaatatttttttttttttttttttttttttttttttttttagaaaCCACATATAACCCTTCCGTTTATAACATAAagtttattaaaaaaaaaataaaaataattttttaagCAATTCAAATTGGAAGGTAAAAAATGGAATATATTTGTGCATATCAATAAAAATGAccatattatatatatatatatatatatataaatatattatttatcgAATTGGTTGATTTGTtcttaattatatatatatatatgtttatatgtGNNNNNNNNNNNNNNNNNNNNNNNNNNNNNNNNNNNNNNNNNNNNNNNNNNNNNNNNNNNNNNNNNNNNNNNNNNNNNNNNNNNNNNNNNNNNNNNNNNNNttctctttttttttacttcTGGTATTTCATATGGGTGATTGGATTTTACCAATTTTACTATTTCATCAAAAAGAtgtttttttgtttttatcatcattaatACTTCGTTATCTTTCTATAGAAGCAAacatataacatatatatatatatatatatatatatatatatatatatattaatacatatgtatGCTTATTCTTTTCGATTTATCTTCTTACAGCTATTTCTCCTTTCCAATGATACAAACTAAGAATGCCAGGGATAATATTTACACAACTTActaatttttcttctaataatacataagatatctgaaaaaaataagtatattaaataaatatatagtatattatttcaCACAACCATTATACCTTCATCATTTTATCATTTcttatgtataatttttataatttttacatttttgtttttacCTTTTCAGCTACCTCCTTACTTGGGGTTGTAACATAAACTGCTATGAATGGAGAATCGTG is part of the Plasmodium reichenowi strain SY57 chromosome 12, whole genome shotgun sequence genome and harbors:
- a CDS encoding cutA, putative, with translation MRAEKRCNKLNSYPFFLNHIIHFNKLTKNNCFNKYKNKSQRKYHIKSNMEKHDSPFIAVYVTTPSKEVAEKISYVLLEEKLVSCVNIIPGILSLYHWKGEIAKDNEVLMMIKTKKHLFDEIVKLVKSNHPYEIPE